One Jeotgalibaca porci genomic region harbors:
- a CDS encoding ParB/RepB/Spo0J family partition protein, which produces MPSKNNKGLGRGIDALFTNFNDIEKIDEKNEKVEEIKLDTIRPNPYQPRKEFDETALAELAESIKLNGVFQPIILRKSTVKGYEIIVGERRVRASRLAGKETIPAIIRVFDEQAMIEVAILENLQREDLSPLEEADAYQTMMTKLKMTQADVAARLGKSRPYVTNHLRLLTLPDDVKTLLRNGDLSMGQARTLLGLKNQTQISELAKRVVAEGMTVRQLEALVQELTEPSQRKEKKKRDKLKKPSYLIESEERLMDRFGTAVQITPKGEQGKIEIEYLSSADLNRILDLLAIEFED; this is translated from the coding sequence ATGCCGAGTAAAAACAACAAGGGGTTAGGCCGCGGTATTGATGCCTTATTCACTAATTTCAATGATATCGAGAAGATTGATGAGAAAAATGAAAAAGTGGAAGAAATCAAGTTGGATACGATTCGTCCCAACCCGTACCAGCCACGTAAAGAGTTTGATGAAACGGCACTAGCAGAGCTGGCAGAATCGATTAAATTAAATGGTGTTTTTCAACCGATTATTTTGCGAAAGTCCACAGTAAAAGGCTATGAAATTATTGTCGGCGAACGACGTGTGCGCGCATCACGTCTGGCGGGTAAGGAAACAATTCCAGCTATTATTCGCGTTTTCGATGAACAGGCGATGATTGAAGTCGCGATTCTTGAGAACTTGCAAAGGGAAGATTTGTCCCCGTTAGAAGAAGCGGATGCGTACCAAACGATGATGACGAAGCTGAAAATGACACAAGCCGATGTAGCGGCCCGTCTCGGTAAGAGCCGTCCCTACGTAACGAACCATCTACGTTTATTGACATTGCCTGACGATGTTAAGACATTACTTCGTAACGGTGACTTATCTATGGGGCAGGCCCGCACGTTATTAGGTCTGAAGAACCAAACGCAGATTAGTGAACTTGCGAAGCGTGTAGTTGCAGAAGGAATGACTGTACGCCAATTGGAAGCGTTGGTTCAAGAATTAACGGAACCTTCGCAACGTAAAGAAAAGAAAAAGCGCGACAAGCTGAAAAAACCTTCTTATCTTATCGAGAGCGAAGAACGCTTGATGGATCGCTTTGGTACTGCGGTACAAATTACTCCAAAAGGCGAACAAGGAAAAATTGAAATTGAATACTTATCATCGGCAGATTTGAATCGCATTTTGGATTTACTCGCGATTGAATTTGAAGATTAA
- a CDS encoding ParA family protein has product MTRIIAVANQKGGVGKTTTTVNVAAALAYLGNKVLLIDSDAQGNATSGLGISKADVNEDIYDVLVNQIPIEQAIQPSSRENLWVVPATIQLAGAEIELTSQPHREARLKTALEKLTIDYDYIFIDCPPSLGHLTINAFTASDSVLIPVQCEYYALEGLSQLLNTFRLVQKHFNQDLKIEGVLLTMLDARTNLGFEVVEEVKKYFKEKVYDTIIPRNVRLSEAPSYGQSIVDYDIRSKGAEVYIQLAKEVLEDAE; this is encoded by the coding sequence ATGACACGGATCATTGCAGTTGCAAATCAAAAAGGTGGCGTTGGTAAAACAACAACGACTGTTAACGTAGCAGCGGCATTAGCCTACCTGGGTAACAAAGTGCTATTAATTGATAGCGATGCGCAAGGGAACGCGACGAGTGGGCTTGGTATTTCCAAGGCAGATGTGAATGAAGACATTTACGATGTCCTCGTCAATCAAATACCAATCGAACAAGCGATTCAACCCTCATCACGCGAAAACCTATGGGTGGTTCCGGCAACGATTCAATTGGCTGGAGCAGAGATTGAATTGACGAGCCAACCGCATCGTGAAGCCCGTTTGAAAACGGCGCTTGAGAAATTAACTATTGATTATGACTATATCTTTATCGATTGCCCGCCATCGCTTGGACACTTAACGATTAATGCCTTCACAGCCAGTGACTCGGTGTTAATTCCTGTTCAGTGTGAATACTATGCCTTGGAAGGGTTAAGCCAACTATTGAATACGTTCCGCCTAGTTCAAAAGCACTTTAATCAAGATTTGAAGATTGAAGGCGTGTTATTGACGATGCTGGATGCACGTACAAATCTTGGCTTTGAAGTCGTTGAAGAAGTGAAGAAATATTTCAAAGAAAAAGTTTATGACACAATTATTCCGCGTAATGTCCGTTTGTCAGAAGCACCAAGTTATGGTCAATCGATTGTTGATTATGATATTCGTTCGAAAGGTGCCGAAGTCTACATACAACTTGCAAAGGAAGTGCTAGAGGATGCCGAGTAA
- the rsmG gene encoding 16S rRNA (guanine(527)-N(7))-methyltransferase RsmG, producing MNPEEFRTAVLEMGLALDEKQMAQYARYYELLVEWNEKINLTAITERDEVYLKHFYDSITLGLHTDVLEGEMTLCDVGAGAGFPSIPLKIAYPNLKVTIVDSLNKRINFLELLFKELGLEGVRCYHDRAETFGQNAEHRAAYDIVTARAVARMSVLSELCVPLVKKGGYFVAMKAASSKEELDDAKAAIATLGGKVEEDYAFELPKEEGERHIILIKKAKETPKKYPRKPGLPNKKPL from the coding sequence ATGAATCCTGAAGAATTTAGAACGGCAGTCCTGGAAATGGGACTGGCATTAGACGAGAAGCAAATGGCGCAATATGCGCGTTATTACGAACTACTAGTGGAATGGAACGAGAAAATAAACTTAACGGCTATTACCGAACGCGATGAAGTTTATTTGAAGCATTTTTATGATTCCATCACGTTGGGTCTGCACACCGATGTCCTGGAAGGTGAAATGACCTTGTGTGACGTGGGTGCCGGTGCGGGCTTCCCAAGTATTCCTTTGAAAATTGCTTACCCGAACTTGAAAGTGACCATTGTTGATTCGCTGAATAAACGGATTAACTTTTTAGAGTTGCTATTTAAGGAATTGGGCTTGGAAGGTGTCCGTTGCTACCACGATCGCGCAGAAACATTTGGACAAAACGCGGAGCACCGTGCAGCGTATGATATTGTGACGGCACGTGCTGTCGCTCGGATGAGCGTTTTAAGTGAACTATGTGTGCCTCTTGTGAAAAAAGGCGGTTATTTCGTTGCGATGAAGGCAGCTAGCTCGAAAGAAGAATTAGATGATGCGAAAGCAGCGATTGCTACATTGGGAGGTAAAGTGGAAGAAGACTACGCTTTTGAATTGCCAAAAGAAGAAGGCGAACGCCACATTATCTTAATTAAAAAAGCCAAAGAAACACCAAAAAAATACCCGCGTAAGCCGGGACTTCCGAATAAGAAGCCACTATAA
- a CDS encoding immunoglobulin-like domain-containing protein, with product MKKRSSLIFTSILFILFLTGCTKAAFEPSPYAADDLNQLAGVTMKTVEPRYNSDTETIHVTLANETEEELFYGVAFSIEYLDEDAWVVFPFEEEMAWIEIALSLKPGETNKEEITMTLFEHDFEPGTYRVIKEVAGKPLTAEFEIETE from the coding sequence ATGAAAAAACGGAGTAGTTTGATTTTTACCAGTATCTTGTTCATCTTGTTTTTGACAGGTTGTACCAAAGCAGCTTTTGAACCGAGTCCCTATGCAGCCGATGATTTGAATCAACTGGCTGGCGTGACAATGAAGACAGTAGAACCACGTTATAACTCAGACACTGAAACGATTCACGTAACACTTGCCAACGAAACGGAAGAAGAACTTTTTTATGGTGTGGCGTTCAGTATCGAATACTTAGATGAAGATGCGTGGGTTGTGTTCCCCTTTGAGGAAGAAATGGCTTGGATAGAGATTGCCTTAAGCTTGAAGCCGGGCGAGACTAATAAAGAAGAAATCACGATGACCTTGTTCGAACATGATTTTGAACCTGGAACATACCGTGTGATTAAAGAAGTCGCTGGTAAACCACTAACAGCAGAATTTGAAATAGAAACGGAGTAA
- a CDS encoding ABC transporter permease, whose translation MSSKSSPYLIVAPGLILLVVFLVLPLFSIIWPTLYDGGFTLDSYISFFNSSYNVSILWRTVKLSMIVTVLSVIFGLPTAYFIARSNRKWRSLMMGLVLFPLLTNSVVRSFAWINILGTNGIINRALLATGLIQEPIQLLYTEFAITIGSLYLFLPLMITTLVGILENIDSEIVEAAETLGASPVVAFMKVIWPLSIPGVIVGSILVFTGTLTAYTTPQLLGGNQNMMMSTFLYQNAMTLGNWQNAGVIALIMIVTTMVVMKGFNLLAARIDKRGGDLHA comes from the coding sequence GTGTCATCCAAAAGCTCTCCCTATTTGATTGTTGCTCCGGGATTGATTTTATTAGTCGTTTTTCTCGTTTTACCGTTATTCTCAATCATTTGGCCCACCTTATATGATGGTGGATTTACACTTGATTCCTATATTTCCTTTTTTAACAGCAGCTATAACGTTTCAATTTTATGGCGAACGGTTAAATTATCGATGATTGTGACAGTCTTAAGTGTGATTTTCGGTCTGCCTACTGCTTATTTCATTGCACGCAGCAATCGAAAATGGCGCAGCTTGATGATGGGATTGGTTCTGTTCCCTTTGTTGACGAATTCAGTCGTCCGCAGTTTTGCCTGGATTAATATCTTAGGTACGAACGGGATTATCAACCGCGCACTGCTAGCTACCGGCCTGATTCAAGAGCCGATACAACTGTTGTATACAGAGTTTGCTATTACGATTGGTTCTTTGTACTTATTCTTACCTCTGATGATTACGACGCTGGTCGGTATTTTAGAAAATATCGATTCTGAAATCGTAGAAGCAGCAGAAACACTGGGTGCCAGTCCAGTTGTTGCTTTTATGAAAGTCATCTGGCCGTTAAGTATTCCCGGTGTCATCGTTGGAAGTATTTTAGTGTTCACAGGAACATTAACTGCTTATACAACGCCGCAATTACTGGGAGGAAACCAAAATATGATGATGTCCACCTTCCTTTATCAAAATGCGATGACGTTAGGAAATTGGCAAAATGCCGGTGTAATTGCCTTAATCATGATTGTAACAACGATGGTGGTCATGAAAGGTTTCAACTTACTGGCTGCACGTATTGATAAAAGAGGAGGCGATCTCCATGCGTAA
- a CDS encoding ABC transporter permease, producing the protein MRKQKGLALFALLVFLFLFFPLLIIVVTSFGENPTIQFPIQGFTLDWYANVFRISGFINSFWLSLRVSLLATILALVIGVPAAYGLSRYNFKGRTVLKGFFLSPTIIPGVVVGFSLFQFIVIKLQLPIFQGLLLGHFLISLPYIIRVVGSSLEQLDFSIEEAAWTLGSTRLTAFFKVVLPNISSGIFASFMLAFINSFNNIPVSQFLSGPGITALPTNLMSYIEYNYDPTVSALSVLLMLGTILMMFLIEKTLGLASIS; encoded by the coding sequence ATGCGTAAACAAAAAGGACTCGCGCTCTTCGCGTTACTCGTCTTTCTGTTTTTATTTTTCCCCTTACTCATCATTGTGGTGACGTCATTTGGAGAAAATCCAACTATTCAATTCCCGATTCAAGGTTTCACTCTGGATTGGTACGCAAATGTTTTTCGGATTAGTGGTTTTATTAATAGCTTTTGGTTGAGCTTACGCGTTTCCTTGCTGGCGACCATCTTAGCACTGGTCATCGGCGTTCCCGCTGCTTATGGATTATCCCGTTACAACTTCAAAGGGCGCACTGTTCTGAAAGGTTTCTTCCTATCTCCTACGATTATTCCGGGTGTAGTGGTCGGCTTTTCTTTATTCCAGTTTATCGTGATTAAACTGCAGTTACCGATTTTCCAAGGTTTATTATTGGGTCACTTTTTAATCAGTCTGCCGTATATAATCCGTGTGGTTGGTTCAAGCTTGGAGCAGTTGGACTTCTCGATTGAAGAAGCAGCTTGGACTTTGGGAAGTACACGTCTAACAGCTTTCTTCAAAGTGGTCTTACCGAATATTTCGTCCGGGATTTTTGCATCGTTTATGTTGGCTTTCATCAATTCCTTTAACAACATTCCGGTATCTCAATTCTTATCCGGACCAGGAATTACGGCGTTACCAACAAATTTAATGAGTTATATTGAATACAATTATGATCCAACTGTTTCTGCATTGTCCGTGTTGTTGATGCTGGGAACCATCTTGATGATGTTCCTGATTGAAAAAACATTGGGACTTGCTTCGATTTCTTGA
- a CDS encoding ABC transporter ATP-binding protein, translating to MAFVNLEDIRVSYDGKSDVLKDLRLSIEKGELVSLLGPSGCGKTTTLRVIAGLIEPNDGTFVVDEMDLTKVPVHKRNFGMVFQSYALFPHLTIKENVAFGLKLRKENKTVIEEKVMEILEVTGLSDFADRYPKQLSGGQRQRVALARALVIEPKLLLLDEPLSNLDAKLRVTMRMEIKRIQRALGITTVFVTHDQEECFSISDKVAVMNKGVIEQYDSPEEIYKNPRTEFVARFIGFENFISLEKEKEHLYYAEDGTSFRTMRAHSDDKVKATIRPDNISMHRTLAPADNVLSGTVRVRTFLGKSYQYEVETAVGNLIVNDEDAKLYQAGESVQLFLDPAKIILV from the coding sequence ATGGCTTTTGTTAATTTAGAAGATATTCGTGTCAGTTATGACGGGAAATCGGATGTCTTAAAAGATTTACGTTTATCCATCGAAAAAGGGGAACTTGTTTCCCTTCTGGGTCCTTCGGGATGTGGAAAAACAACGACACTGCGTGTGATTGCAGGTTTGATTGAACCAAACGACGGGACCTTCGTTGTTGATGAGATGGATTTAACCAAAGTGCCCGTTCATAAACGGAATTTTGGAATGGTCTTCCAGTCCTATGCCCTCTTTCCTCATTTGACGATTAAAGAGAATGTGGCCTTTGGTTTGAAATTACGTAAAGAAAATAAAACGGTTATTGAAGAAAAAGTAATGGAAATTTTGGAAGTAACGGGCTTAAGCGATTTTGCTGACCGTTATCCCAAACAACTTTCCGGCGGGCAACGTCAGCGGGTCGCTCTTGCACGTGCGTTGGTTATTGAACCAAAATTATTGTTACTTGATGAACCTTTAAGTAACTTGGATGCTAAATTACGGGTTACGATGCGGATGGAAATCAAACGAATTCAACGCGCTTTAGGGATTACGACTGTTTTCGTTACGCATGATCAAGAAGAATGCTTCTCTATTTCCGATAAAGTAGCGGTTATGAATAAAGGTGTCATTGAGCAATATGATTCCCCCGAAGAAATTTACAAAAATCCGCGTACTGAATTTGTGGCCCGTTTCATCGGTTTTGAGAACTTTATTTCTTTAGAAAAAGAGAAAGAACATTTGTATTACGCAGAAGACGGAACCTCTTTCCGAACAATGCGTGCTCATAGCGATGATAAGGTAAAAGCAACAATTCGTCCCGATAATATTTCCATGCATCGCACGTTAGCGCCAGCCGATAACGTTTTAAGTGGTACCGTCCGTGTACGGACGTTTTTAGGTAAGAGTTACCAGTATGAAGTCGAAACAGCCGTCGGGAATTTAATCGTAAACGACGAAGACGCAAAGCTTTACCAAGCCGGTGAATCCGTACAATTGTTCTTAGATCCAGCAAAAATAATTTTGGTATAG
- a CDS encoding ABC transporter substrate-binding protein, translating into MKSWKIASLSLAATVLLAACGGTESDTASSADNSGELIVSTFALSEDVIKRDVLDPFSEENDVEITYEVGNSSERFTKLQNNPNSTIDVIELSQANAATGVADGLFEELDETKVPNLAKLVDGAKDAIATSGAPYTMNSIGIIYNEEAAGMTIDEWSDLWDPSLAGKISIPDITTTFGPAMLHVASDYKGVDITTDAGAAGFEALTELKPNIIKTYSKSSDLANLFQSGEIVAAVVGDFAFPIISEANPDVQFLVPESGTYANFNTLNVVASSDNKEAAYAFINWKLSQELQTTTAASLNEAPTNVEVELDEETARNKTYGDVAQRAKAVDFTFVNENLADWINQWNETLNQ; encoded by the coding sequence ATGAAATCTTGGAAAATAGCTTCCCTATCTTTAGCAGCAACAGTACTTTTGGCGGCATGCGGTGGTACAGAATCAGATACAGCTTCTTCAGCAGATAACAGTGGCGAGCTAATTGTCTCTACCTTTGCTCTAAGCGAAGATGTGATTAAACGCGATGTTCTAGATCCTTTCTCTGAAGAAAATGATGTTGAAATTACATACGAAGTTGGAAATTCCAGCGAACGTTTCACGAAATTACAAAATAACCCAAATTCAACAATCGACGTGATTGAACTATCACAGGCAAACGCGGCAACAGGTGTTGCAGATGGATTGTTCGAAGAATTAGACGAGACAAAAGTTCCTAACTTGGCGAAGTTGGTAGACGGCGCGAAAGATGCAATTGCGACATCCGGTGCTCCTTACACAATGAACAGTATCGGAATTATTTATAACGAAGAAGCTGCTGGAATGACAATCGATGAGTGGTCAGACTTATGGGATCCATCATTAGCAGGTAAAATTTCAATTCCAGATATTACGACAACTTTTGGACCAGCAATGCTACACGTTGCCAGCGATTATAAAGGTGTCGACATCACAACGGATGCAGGAGCGGCAGGCTTCGAAGCATTAACCGAACTAAAACCAAACATTATCAAGACCTATTCTAAATCTTCTGATTTAGCAAACTTGTTCCAATCAGGTGAAATTGTTGCTGCGGTTGTTGGAGACTTCGCATTCCCAATCATTTCTGAAGCAAACCCAGATGTACAATTCCTAGTTCCAGAATCCGGTACTTACGCCAACTTCAATACCTTGAACGTTGTCGCTTCATCAGATAATAAAGAAGCTGCTTATGCTTTCATCAACTGGAAACTGAGCCAAGAACTACAAACAACAACGGCTGCTTCATTGAACGAAGCACCGACAAACGTAGAAGTTGAACTAGACGAAGAAACAGCCCGCAACAAAACTTACGGCGACGTAGCGCAACGTGCCAAAGCTGTTGACTTTACATTCGTAAATGAGAACCTAGCGGACTGGATTAACCAATGGAATGAGACGTTAAACCAATAG
- a CDS encoding adenine deaminase C-terminal domain-containing protein → MIDLLIINASVFNSFLKTFEKQNVSVKDGKFYYISDEDLHYLNPKEVLDAQGKYLIPGLIDIHMHIESSMVPPASFSPTALSHGVTTIVADSHEIANVFGVAGITAFMEQETEMDIFYAIPSSVPSTTMDRETTGGIIGVTEVRELLEHPKVIALGEAMNFKGITTEPDSLIRQILRETQVLKPFMPLEGHIPRVSGEDLAKFMFVGLTADHTHQSPDSILEKAKNGIFLEFQKKSITPENMAVINHYNLYEHMALITDDIMVDDFVTGHLDANVRLAIAAGLPAEEAIYTATYTPARRMGFQDRGAIMTGYQADFILLDDVPSFKIATVYKNGKQVSTAHPDMYFPESFYQSVQCRPLTEADLSFKVEKAMTCNVIAIQKVGTFTEHVQRTVAEKDGFLDWENSGLALIVVMERYGKNGNIGYGFVENALNEKGAIATTWAHDHHNVMIMGTSIADILAAQHAVLDMQGGYVVSVDGVIAASCPLPIGGILSDEPVPVLGKKLGEVRREMQRLGYKNTNEIMSFSTLSLPVSPKLKITDFGMMDVHTHELIPLMER, encoded by the coding sequence ATGATTGATTTACTAATTATTAACGCATCTGTTTTTAATTCGTTTTTGAAAACATTTGAAAAACAAAACGTATCCGTCAAAGACGGAAAATTTTATTATATTTCTGATGAAGACCTTCACTATTTAAATCCTAAAGAAGTATTGGATGCACAGGGGAAATACCTCATTCCCGGATTGATTGATATTCACATGCATATCGAAAGTTCCATGGTGCCGCCCGCTTCTTTTTCCCCCACTGCTCTTTCACATGGGGTGACTACCATTGTCGCGGACTCTCATGAAATTGCGAATGTTTTTGGCGTTGCTGGTATCACTGCCTTCATGGAGCAGGAAACGGAAATGGATATTTTCTATGCCATTCCCTCTTCGGTTCCCTCAACGACGATGGACCGCGAAACAACTGGCGGTATTATCGGCGTGACGGAAGTACGTGAATTGTTGGAGCATCCAAAAGTGATTGCTTTGGGTGAAGCGATGAACTTCAAAGGCATTACCACTGAACCGGATTCTTTGATTCGTCAAATTTTGCGGGAAACACAGGTGTTAAAACCATTTATGCCGCTTGAAGGTCATATCCCCCGCGTATCGGGTGAAGATTTGGCCAAGTTTATGTTTGTCGGTTTAACCGCTGATCATACGCACCAGTCACCTGATTCGATTTTAGAAAAGGCAAAGAACGGGATCTTTCTGGAATTTCAAAAGAAATCCATCACACCGGAAAATATGGCAGTCATTAACCACTATAACTTGTATGAGCATATGGCGTTGATTACCGACGATATTATGGTGGATGATTTCGTTACAGGTCACTTAGACGCGAATGTTCGTCTCGCGATTGCGGCCGGTCTTCCCGCTGAAGAAGCCATTTATACAGCAACGTACACACCTGCCCGTCGCATGGGTTTTCAAGACCGCGGTGCTATTATGACTGGTTATCAGGCTGACTTTATTTTATTGGATGACGTTCCTTCCTTTAAAATTGCGACCGTTTATAAAAATGGGAAGCAAGTGTCGACGGCACATCCTGACATGTATTTCCCCGAATCTTTCTATCAATCAGTCCAGTGTCGTCCCTTAACCGAAGCGGATCTCTCTTTTAAAGTAGAAAAAGCTATGACGTGCAATGTGATTGCAATTCAAAAAGTCGGAACATTTACGGAACATGTGCAGCGGACGGTTGCAGAAAAAGATGGCTTTTTGGACTGGGAGAATAGCGGACTGGCCTTGATTGTCGTAATGGAACGATACGGGAAAAATGGTAATATTGGGTATGGCTTCGTGGAAAATGCCCTAAATGAAAAAGGTGCCATCGCGACAACGTGGGCGCATGACCACCATAATGTAATGATTATGGGCACCTCGATTGCGGATATTTTAGCCGCGCAACACGCAGTTCTTGACATGCAAGGTGGATACGTCGTAAGCGTGGATGGAGTCATTGCGGCTTCATGCCCCCTTCCAATCGGTGGTATTTTAAGTGATGAACCCGTTCCCGTTCTGGGTAAGAAACTCGGCGAAGTGCGCCGTGAAATGCAGCGCTTGGGGTACAAGAATACGAATGAAATCATGTCGTTCTCAACGCTCTCGTTGCCCGTTTCGCCAAAGTTGAAAATTACCGATTTTGGAATGATGGATGTCCATACCCACGAATTAATCCCTTTAATGGAGCGATAA
- a CDS encoding amidohydrolase, with amino-acid sequence MKTLLTNVHVLTMDAAYTEFNPGFISIVDDKITAVGAMENLPTDLHERVLDGKGALAIPGMINTHTHIGMIPFRSLGDDTPDRLTRFLFPLEQSRMTASLAYHSGKYAIAEMQLAGITTFFDMYYFEDELAQATDEMGSRAILAETVLEKAPDTGKPYGGLEYAAAFIPKWLEHPLITPAVAPHAPYTNSSESLKQAFALAEKYDVPFSLHVSEMTFEMDKYASEYNQTPVAYLAGLGVLDARTLAAHCIFATDADIALLKETNVAVAHCIGANTKSAKGIAPIQAMLDAEVRVGLGTDGPSSGNTLDLFSQMKMVAYFHKTALKNRAAFPTRDIVRLATIGGAEALGMADQIGSIEPGKQADITLIETDSVNMFPIFDPYAVLVYSAQAHNVRDVFVAGNPVVIDKQLVHADLRDLRSHLNKEMTNFRSEVEKRAEE; translated from the coding sequence ATGAAAACTTTACTTACAAACGTACATGTCTTGACGATGGATGCCGCCTACACTGAGTTTAATCCGGGATTCATTAGTATTGTAGATGATAAAATTACCGCAGTCGGTGCCATGGAAAACTTACCGACAGACCTACACGAACGCGTCCTCGACGGCAAAGGCGCTCTCGCCATTCCAGGAATGATTAATACGCATACTCATATTGGCATGATACCTTTTCGTTCCTTGGGCGATGATACGCCGGATCGTTTAACTCGCTTCTTATTCCCTTTGGAACAAAGTCGCATGACGGCATCCCTGGCGTATCATAGTGGGAAATATGCGATTGCTGAAATGCAATTAGCTGGTATCACGACCTTTTTTGATATGTATTACTTTGAAGATGAACTCGCTCAAGCAACAGATGAAATGGGTTCCCGTGCGATTTTGGCAGAAACCGTTTTGGAAAAAGCACCGGACACAGGGAAGCCTTATGGTGGTTTAGAATACGCGGCAGCGTTCATTCCCAAATGGCTGGAGCACCCGTTAATTACGCCGGCAGTCGCACCGCATGCTCCATATACAAATAGCTCGGAATCGTTGAAACAAGCCTTTGCTTTAGCAGAAAAATACGATGTGCCTTTTTCACTGCATGTCAGCGAAATGACGTTTGAAATGGACAAATATGCGAGCGAATATAACCAGACTCCCGTTGCATATCTTGCGGGTTTAGGTGTACTGGATGCACGTACGCTCGCAGCGCATTGCATTTTTGCGACCGACGCCGATATTGCACTATTGAAAGAAACAAACGTTGCAGTGGCACACTGCATCGGTGCCAACACCAAATCCGCAAAAGGAATTGCGCCCATTCAAGCGATGCTCGATGCTGAAGTTCGGGTTGGTTTGGGGACGGATGGACCAAGCAGCGGCAATACGCTGGATCTCTTTTCGCAAATGAAAATGGTCGCTTATTTCCATAAAACTGCTTTAAAGAATCGTGCGGCTTTCCCTACTCGTGATATCGTCCGCCTTGCGACCATCGGCGGTGCCGAAGCACTCGGAATGGCCGACCAAATCGGCTCCATCGAACCGGGTAAACAAGCAGATATTACGCTTATCGAAACGGATTCCGTCAATATGTTCCCCATTTTCGATCCCTATGCCGTTTTAGTTTATTCCGCCCAAGCTCATAACGTGCGTGACGTTTTTGTCGCCGGCAATCCGGTTGTGATTGACAAACAGCTCGTCCACGCCGACTTACGTGATTTGCGGTCTCATTTAAATAAAGAAATGACGAACTTCCGTAGTGAGGTAGAAAAAAGAGCTGAAGAATGA